In the genome of Segatella copri, one region contains:
- a CDS encoding abortive infection family protein, whose amino-acid sequence MAEGMATLRNSYGSGHGRAASYKGLEERHAKLAVGSSITLVEFLWCTHERTKDKNKV is encoded by the coding sequence ATAGCTGAAGGAATGGCTACTTTGAGAAATTCATATGGAAGCGGACATGGACGTGCTGCTTCATATAAAGGGTTAGAAGAACGTCATGCCAAATTAGCTGTGGGCAGTTCAATAACATTGGTTGAGTTTTTGTGGTGTACTCATGAAAGAACAAAAGACAAGAATAAGGTCTAA